From Hydra vulgaris chromosome 07, alternate assembly HydraT2T_AEP, a single genomic window includes:
- the LOC136082221 gene encoding uncharacterized protein LOC136082221 — translation MKYLVVSFLNEQGSMYVIPDNWLVDDCSCYWPQYVSDARIKKSRKAGEIPDDTWSKDTISIMYRTETYEKACKKLVVAQDTSDLQTEDEEHKTQSRQKRKNDYWYYEDESDNDTNKFNNSYKQSKAKMTKLLKRHILPEAPKISLAIPNQLVRNDILTNRVTSPGLLSSSPNNNTDQLSSVTNCQFNFEKATQPIFKKNTFNDPVVPSASLNILPTDITSLVNVVMEIKVCLKDL, via the exons TCAACGAACAAGGTTCAATGTATGTTATACCAGACAATTGGTTAGTGGATGATTGTTCATGCTATTGGCCACAATATGTTAGTGAtgcaagaattaaaaaatcaagaaaagcCGGGGAGATCCCAGATGACACCTGGTCAAAGGACACTATTTCCATCATGTATAGAACAG aAACATATGAAAAAGCTTGTAAAAAATTGGTGGTTGCGCAAGATACTTCAGATTTACAAACAGAAGATGAAGAGCATAAGACACAAAGCCGCCAAAAAAG aaagaACGATTACTGGTATTATGAGGACGAGAGTGATAATgacacaaataaatttaataacagcTATAAGCAAAGCAAAGCTAAGATGACAAAGTTATTGAAGAGACACATTCTACCTGAAGCTCCTAAGATATCATTGGCAATACCAAACCAACTGGTTCGAAATGATATACTTACTAATAGAGTAACTTCTCCAGGTTTATTATCATCTTCACCAAATAATAATACAGATCAATTGTCATCAGTAACAAATTGTCAATTCAATTTCGAGAAAGCAACACAacccatatttaaaaaaaatacatttaatgatCCTGTCGTTCCTTCTGCATCTTTGAACATTTTGCCAACTGATATAACATCATTAGTAAATGTTGTTATGGAGATCAAAGTTTGCTTGAAAGATCTTTAA